Genomic segment of Nilaparvata lugens isolate BPH chromosome 6, ASM1435652v1, whole genome shotgun sequence:
GAAAGAATTGTGTAGGAACTTAAGAGCGATTCATTATTGTATCAAATAATACTTGTCCACTATTACTGTAATTGATTGAATGGAAATCATCTGGAAATACAGAAATAAAGCCTACGACTTGACTTATTATTGTGATTCTTTCGTGAATTTTGGAATATGTtttgactataatttgataTGATTTAAGGGACAATGAATTGAAGAAGAGAGTGAACCCTGGTTAGACTTGAGACTATCTTAGGAAGTCTCTTCAAAGATTTCCCTGGTGTATTATACTGTTAGTTTCACTCCTCATGATCCAAATCTTAGACATTCATTGTTTTCTAAAAAGAAACACTGTTTTTCATCATAATAATGGCTTTCTGACTTAGGATACAGGTACTAAGAATAGTGCCACATCAAATTGATACAAGGTTGATAGATTATGATAAGAcattcacagaactacaaggATTAATAAAATTGAGGAGAATTCCTGCAACAGGCCTTCTTCGTAAGATAAATTTAGAAGCGACGACGAGTAcgtcttttttgaaatttacaaTATATGCATTTTTGCATTTTCCCAAAGTCAATCACCATCTCACGGATATTTTAACATAGCCTACTGGACTTTTATATAAAAAACTGCATCATTCATTTATCGGAGAGCtcataaattatcatttatcaagTATCAAAGCCAATTATCaaagataaataatattggagattattattaaattgaatattttgttattaaattgtTATATTTATCATCCAAATACATTGTTTTATAGAAAGTACAATATTAATCAACAATTTCTCTtgcattattataaaatattctttcaaggatttatttaaattatttattttctcattagtATAACAAGATAAGCAAAAtagtaaattaaattaaaaacaaccaactaataattcattaatgcTGTACACAATAGTTGAATGAGCAATGATAACTGTGTACGGTAATTTgtaaacaaacaacaaaaaatggTGATGAACAcgtaaatcgaattcatagaacCTTTTAGGATAAAGAATAAtcgaaaaaatatttgaaaagaatagttttatataattcaaGGCGAAGAGATATACATGAAGACAACAAAACACGGTTAGACACATCTGGCTAATGAAACAACATAAATAATCCTACAGAAAAGTATCTTCATAAAATTATTCTGCTTATCTAACTACTTATTTTGTGGCCTAGTATCACCTGAAACTACTAAAAAATTATAACGAAATTGATCGGATCAAAGTTCGCTGAAATGGAGACTCCACCGGAGAGCAGCCCAACCTTTTACTGCAAGAATATCCTTGGTATTGGCATAGAGAAAGCATACACTGAATTCCTGTATGCTTATTCAATGGTATTGGCTTAACCAGTCTAGCAACCAGATTAAAGTTTTACAATCTTCAATCTCAAGTGAATCTTCTTGCAAGGAATCATTCATCAAGTTACGTTCTATGGTACATTTGGACTAGCGCGTTCATTGTCTCCTTTTTAGCGATACCGGAAAACTCAAAGTATTCATAATACTCAGTCgttatgtttatattttcagataaaCCAACAATACAAGATTCAGtacttttcaaagatttaataatcattttcattttttcttatcaAACCTTATTTaccataaaatattttgaaatatatttacaTCAACAGAAACAAACCAGTTCGATTACAAAATGTCAGTCCAATCTTATTTTACCTTCAACTATCTCCCTCATTGTAAAgttctaattttaaattttcccAGACAATCTTATCTTCCTCATTCTAAAGTTCTAATTCCACATTTTCCAAGGCATCTTATGTTTCACATTTTCTCAGACaatcttatttttcttccaactATTCACGTCCCTCGTTGTAATGTTCTAACTTCCCCCCCCCCCTCAATCCAATTTCAATGAAATGGCGCAAATATTAGGGtgcatgcacacacacacaaagtCCAGTGCGCTACAATGAGCGCTGCGCTACTACATCACCTCCATGGCATTCTGACTGCAGCTGTTCTCACTGAATCCGACCGCAGTTGACGTGACTTGACCTTGAACCAGTTGTGGAGGCGACTCGCCGTCGGCCTCGGCTTGCATCTGATTGGCTGAGGCTGCTGCCGTCTCCGAGTCGTCCCAGTTGATTTTGAACCTTGTCACTCGCGGCTCGGTACCCAGAATGTTTCGCATCACCTGAATAATACAATTGATTCAGTTTTAGAATTGAACTTCAATTAATTTAGGATGTGTTTCAAAACTCACAGAGCGATGCATGACTAACCAGTCGTAAAGAGTATACATTAACCTAGATGTCCAACTCTAATAGATCATTCACTTGACTTGAGTATAAATGACAAATCTGTCTTAAGCTTATTTGGATGAAAAAATACTTTCTTGTCTCAGAAACATCAAaactttttttaattcaatttttcttacCTACGTAGAAAtgcaaagaaaatagaaaaacacaTGGGTTTAAGAGGCCTCAAAACTAGAttagaaataatgaaatttggATAAGTTTAGGTTTTTGTGAAGGTAATACAGTGAGTAGTTATTGTATAGAAAAAGAGACAAACGaatgaattttttaatgaaacaacgAATAACTGCGATatatatgaatttaaatttagaatAGTCTTGACTTGAGTAGCCTATAAACGACACATCTACAAATATTTACCATTTATTTGAACATGTATCAAATATCAACACATCTACATGTATATCAAACTGATTTAGATGCTATAATGATAGAGGttgataaataaacaaaattaagtGAAGAATAAGGCTTTATATCACATTGGTTCATTGGATACAACACCCAATTACTTGCGCAAACGTGCATCCAATGGGATTATATGCTCAATCATAcattgagattcacttcaaactgccagagcattgtttgaatggggctAACCTAAGACGTACATTGAGATTCATTTTAAAACGCCAGGATTGTTTTTAAtggagaaaatttgattttattattgatacgTATTGCTgtcagttcaaagtgaatctcaccagaGTTGTTGTCATTTTGAATTACtcatatttgaattatttggttTTTAATTGTAAGTGACCAAAGAGCAAGTTGGTGATTGTTGGAAGTGTTCAGACCTTATCGAACTGTGGCTGGGCGGGCGGGTTCTCCCTGAGCTCGGGGTCGGTGTACTCGTTGTTGATGAAGTAGCCGACTCTCACAAACTCCTGGCTGCGATAGCTGCAGGTCAGCAGCACCACTGTCACCCCCAAAGCATCTGCCACCGGAATCTTCGACACGTCGGGTGGATCCGCCTGCAAAACACATCACAACATCATTCATACCACACATCCTGcgaaagtaaagtaaattcgtatggcttttgttggtggagagtcccttgcgggaaggtccaaccgcctgaatatatcatttaagccgtcaatggaaCTTAAGACTgccatacttcagccgggaccgacagtttaacgtgcccatctgaTGACatgggatctctatgctgcgtAGCAGCACATCCTGCTACGAATCATTCTCACATTCATAGAAATACATTATAGTACTGATTGATATGTTAGATagatattctattcattcaacACAGCATACTATTCGCCAGCTcggaattttattatttactatcAGGTAACCACTGCTTTGCACCGGCGAAAATTTTGTGTTAAATGCAATCTCCTCATGTTCaggaaaaattttattatttattaatcttttACAAAAGACTCTCATATCGAATATTAAccacttgtattttgttttcgTTTTAAGCGTATGGTGCTTAAACCACCATTTATGGTgctaagattttttttcaaaagtcttTTAATCATATATGCTTTCATATTGAACCAAATTACTTCTCGttggttcggaacccacttgGAACTGTGGACTCTTAGACAACTCTCATCACCATCATATAAAAGATTAACCACTTGAAATTGTTTGGTTTTCGTTTCACGCGTATATAGTGCTTCTGGACACACCACACATGTGGTTTTTTGTGTGATTTTCTTTCAAAAGTCATCTAATGTATAAAGATCCTCCTGTTGAAAACAAATAAGAAATTACCAACCACTGTttaaacaatatataattatatacatcacAGAACCAGGTTTTATACCATAAACTGCCACATTTTTATGGTTTCAAGGCATGTGTTACATAGAATATGATGTAGTAGATTAAGCCATGAAAACTGGTTCTGAGAGAAATTGTAAATCTACAGTGgttggcaattttttatttgttttcgaATACCGCGAGGATATTTATTGACCAAGCGTAGTGAGGACCAAGTCTCAACTCGACCGGATTTTTGTTCATCTGCACGTATGTG
This window contains:
- the LOC111052127 gene encoding histone chaperone asf1, with amino-acid sequence MAKVQLGNVVVLDNPSPFLNPFQFELTFECIEELKEDLEWRMIYVGSAESEEHDQILDTIYVGPIPEGRHMFVFQADPPDVSKIPVADALGVTVVLLTCSYRSQEFVRVGYFINNEYTDPELRENPPAQPQFDKVMRNILGTEPRVTRFKINWDDSETAAASANQMQAEADGESPPQLVQGQVTSTAVGFSENSCSQNAMEVM